Below is a genomic region from Delftia tsuruhatensis.
CCCGCTCGATCTCGATGATGATGCGTTCGCGCCCCTGCCTTCTGGCGAGCACGACCAGCAGGTCGCCCAGTTGCGCGTTCCGCCGCATTCGATGGAGTCCGAGTCCAGCGTGCTGGGCGGCCTGCTGCTGGATAACAATGCCTGGGACCGCGTGGGCGACATCTTGGTGGATGGCGATTTCTACCGGCATGAGCACAAGCTGATCTACGAGGCCATCGGCAAGCTGATCAACGCCAGCAAGCCGGCCGATGTGATCACCGTCTACGAGCACCTGCAGGGCATGGGCAAGGCCGAGGAGATCGGTGGGCTGCTGTATCTCAACCAGCTGGCCCAGTACGTGCCCAGCGCCACCAATATCCGGCGCTATGCCGAGATCGTGCGCGAGCGTTCCATCCTTCGTAAGCTGGTGACAGCCAGCGACGAGATCGCCACCAATGCCTTCAATCCGCAGGGCAAGACGGTGGAGCGCATCCTGGACGAGGCAGAACAGAAGATCCTGGCCATCGGCGAGGAGGGGGCGCGCAACAAGCAGGGCTTCCAGTCGCTGGACACCCTGGTGGTGGACCTGCTGGACCGCGTCCAGGAGATGGCCGACAACCCCATGGATGTGACCGGCGTGCCCACGGGTTTCGTAGACCTGGATCGCATGACCAGCGGCCTGCAGGCGGGCGACATGGTGGTGCTGGCGGCCCGTCCCTCGATGGGCAAGACCTCGTTCGCGGTGAACATTGCCGAGCATGTGGCGCTCAACGAGGGTCTGCCGGTTGCCATCTTCTCCATGGAAATGGGCGCGGCCCAGCTGGCGGTGCGTATCGTCGGTTCCATCGGCCGCGTCAACCAGGGCAATCTGCGCACGGGCAAGCTCAGCGACGATGAGTGGCCGCGGCTGACCGAGGCCATCGAGCGTCTGCGCACGGTGTCGTTGCACATCGACGAGACACCTGGCCTGTCGCCCACGGAGCTGCGCGCCAACGCGCGGCGCCTGGCGCGCACCTGTGGCAAGCTGGGGCTGATCGTGGTCGACTACCTGCAGTTGATGAGCGGTTCGGGAGCCGGCAGCGCCGACAACCGGGCGACCGAGCTGGGCGAGATATCCCGGGGCCTGAAGATGCTGGCCAAGGAGCTGCAGTGCCCGGTGATCGCCCTGTCCCAGCTCAATCGCTCGGTGGAGCAGCGCACCGACAAGCGTCCCATGATGTCCGACCTGCGCGAGTCGGGCGCCATCGAGCAGGACGCGGACATCATCATGTTCATCTATCGCGACGACTACTACAACAAGGACAGCAAGGAGCCGAACATTGCCGAGGTCATCATCGGCAAGCAGCGTAACGGCCCCACGGGCACGGTCAAGCTGTTCTTCCAGAAGAATCAGACGCGCTTCGAGAACCTGGCCGTGGGCTATGGGGGCGGCGACGAATACTGATGGATGTCCCGCTGCGCCATGGAAAACGGCCCTGGCGGGCCGTTTGTCTTTTGAGAAGGTGATGCCTAGGTGCTGCGCCAGACCTGGATCAGCAGGCCGGCCACGCATGTGCCGAGGATGGCGCAGGCCCAGGCCAGTCGCTGGGCGCCGGTGCGCAGCGCGCCCACGGTGGCGACGATCTGTGCGTTCTGCTCGGCCAGCTTCTCGATCAGCTCCAGCGACTGGCGCTGGGACTGCTCCAGCTGGGCGATGCGTGCTTCCTGCGACTGGATCAGCAGCAGCGCCTGCTCGCCGGCCGTGCGGGCTGCGGCCGGCGGCTCGCTGGCCGCAGCTGCCTGGGCGTCGATCTGCTGCGCGGCTTCCTTCTTGCGCAGCAGGCTCTTGGCGGCCTTGACGACCTGGGGCGTGGCCTCGATGACATCGCCCCAGGGAACCATCTTCAGCGCCGTGATCCAGCTGATCGCCATGGCTTACAGTACCTCGCTGGCGAAGTCCGCCAGGCGTGAACGCTCGCCGCGCGCCAGCGTGATGTGGCCGCTGTGGGGCCAGCCCTTGAAGCGGTCCACGGCATAGGTCAGTCCCGAGGAGCCTTCGGTCAGGTAGGGGGTGTCGATCTGGGCGAGGTTGCCCATGCAGATGATCTTGGTGCCCGGGCCCGCGCGCGTGATCAAGGTCTTCATCTGCTTGGGCGTCAGGTTCTGCGCCTCGTCGATGATGACGTACTTGTTCAGGAAGGTGCGTCCCCGCATGAAGTTCATGCTCTTGATCTTGATGCGGCTGCGGATCAGCTCGTTGGTGGCGGCGCGCCCCCACTCGCCGGCATTGCCGCCGTCGCCCTTGGCCAGGAACTCCAGATTGTCGTCCAGCGCGCCCATCCAGGGGCCCATCTTCTCTTCCTCGGTGCCGGGCAGGAAGCCGATGTCCTCGCCCACGCTCACCGTGGCGCGCGTCATGATGATCTCGGTGTAGCGGCGTTCGTCCAGCACCTGGGACAGGCCGGCGGCCAGGGCCAGCAGGGTCTTGCCCGTGCCGGCCGTGCCGGTCAGCGTGACCAGGTCGATGTCGGGGTTCATCAGCAGGTTCATCGCGAAGTTCTGTTCGCGGTTGCGTGCCGTGACGCCCCAGACGGCGTACTTGGGGTTGCCGAAGTCCTTGAGCGTCTTGAGCACGGCCGTCTTGTCGCGGATCTCGGTCACGCGCATGAACAGGCTGGGCTCGCCCGGGGCCTCGTGGTAGACGAACTGGTTGATCATCAGCTGGTCCACGATGGCGCCGCTGATGCGGTAGTAGGTGATGGCGCCCTCCTGCCAGCTCTCGACGTTCTTGCCGGCCTTGGCCCAGAAGTCCTGGGGCAGGGCCAGGGCACCCGCATAGAGCAGGTCGCCGTCGTCCAGCACCTTGTCGTTCTGGTAGTCCTCGGCCGCCAGGCCCAGGGCGCGGGCCTTGACGCGCATGTTGATGTCCTTGGACACCAGCACGACCTCGCGCTCGCTGAACTTCTTGCGCAGCGCGGCGACCACGCCCAGGATCTGGTTGTCGGCCTTGCCCTGGGGCAGGCTGTCGGGCA
It encodes:
- the dnaB gene encoding replicative DNA helicase, which encodes MSSVMPPLDLDDDAFAPLPSGEHDQQVAQLRVPPHSMESESSVLGGLLLDNNAWDRVGDILVDGDFYRHEHKLIYEAIGKLINASKPADVITVYEHLQGMGKAEEIGGLLYLNQLAQYVPSATNIRRYAEIVRERSILRKLVTASDEIATNAFNPQGKTVERILDEAEQKILAIGEEGARNKQGFQSLDTLVVDLLDRVQEMADNPMDVTGVPTGFVDLDRMTSGLQAGDMVVLAARPSMGKTSFAVNIAEHVALNEGLPVAIFSMEMGAAQLAVRIVGSIGRVNQGNLRTGKLSDDEWPRLTEAIERLRTVSLHIDETPGLSPTELRANARRLARTCGKLGLIVVDYLQLMSGSGAGSADNRATELGEISRGLKMLAKELQCPVIALSQLNRSVEQRTDKRPMMSDLRESGAIEQDADIIMFIYRDDYYNKDSKEPNIAEVIIGKQRNGPTGTVKLFFQKNQTRFENLAVGYGGGDEY
- a CDS encoding PhoH family protein, with protein sequence MPLPPAPGRRAAKLSPEAFLPVRGNQLADTAPDDSHASPLTNGAATPALRARKSTASTTEPARSRTSAARKAATPAPVAAAPAKRASSKVAAASSARAPTKPATEAKPAALLSAPARPRRTRTGPKTLFVLDTNVLLHDPTSLFRFEEHDIFLPMVVLEELDGHKKGMTEVARNGRQVSRTLDSLVASQPSETLDKGLPLNATGQRSATGMLHFQTEPLETSLPDSLPQGKADNQILGVVAALRKKFSEREVVLVSKDINMRVKARALGLAAEDYQNDKVLDDGDLLYAGALALPQDFWAKAGKNVESWQEGAITYYRISGAIVDQLMINQFVYHEAPGEPSLFMRVTEIRDKTAVLKTLKDFGNPKYAVWGVTARNREQNFAMNLLMNPDIDLVTLTGTAGTGKTLLALAAGLSQVLDERRYTEIIMTRATVSVGEDIGFLPGTEEEKMGPWMGALDDNLEFLAKGDGGNAGEWGRAATNELIRSRIKIKSMNFMRGRTFLNKYVIIDEAQNLTPKQMKTLITRAGPGTKIICMGNLAQIDTPYLTEGSSGLTYAVDRFKGWPHSGHITLARGERSRLADFASEVL